Proteins found in one Populus alba chromosome 14, ASM523922v2, whole genome shotgun sequence genomic segment:
- the LOC118036770 gene encoding cyclin-D5-1 isoform X1, which yields MLSACNEIKKMADESLSPGDLFCYEDFLGELAVADEDDTYIDITRTYVGDPDTEDEYLTLLANREPHQGFNANETLVLDASFRTARLEAITWILRTRKNFGFHFHTAYLSMIYFDRFLSSRSIDRNYTRVVSLISVGCISLAAKMEEVRVPSLPQLQTEGVTFESTNVERVELGILSTLQWRMSYATPFAFLRYFIIKFSRQDSPPRETVSRTVQSILALMRERHLMSHRPSVIAAAATLVALNNSLTRTTLETQMNSIAYPGFLNIEEVFRCYNLLQQLDVENLHTPRNVNSASRSNDIKRRRLQFDNDGPA from the exons ATGCTCTCAGCATGcaatgaaataaagaaaatggcAGACGAATCTTTATCTCCCGGTGATCTTTTTTGTTATGAAGATTTTCTTGGTGAATTGGCAGTAGCAGATGAAGATGATACATACATTGATATTACAAGGACTTATGTTGGTGACCCAGATACGGAAGATGAGTATCTGACGTTGTTGGCTAATCGAGAGCCTCATCAAGGTTTTAATGCTAATGAAACCTTGGTTCTTGATGCCTCGTTTAGAACTGCCCGCTTGGAAGCTATTACATGGATTCTCAGA ACAAGAAAAAACtttggttttcattttcataCCGCATACTTGTCAATGATATATTTTGATCGGTTCCTTTCAAGTCGTTCCATTGAT AGAAATTATACTAGGGTAGTTAGCTTGATATCCGTAGGCTGTATTTCTTTGGCCGCAAAGATGGAGGAGGTACGAGTACCCTCTTTACCACAGCTTCAAACAGAAGGAGTTACATTTGAAAGCACAAATGTTGAAAGAGTAGAACTTGGAATACTGAGTACATTACAATGGAGAATGAGCTATGCAACTCCCTTCGCTTTTCTTCGctatttcataataaaattcTCCAGGCAGGATTCTCCACCAAGGGAAACAGTATCTAGGACCGTGCAATCCATTTTGGCTTTAATGAGAG AGAGACATTTGATGAGCCATCGACCTTCGGTTATAGCAGCGGCTGCCACATTAGTGGCATTAAATAACAGCTTAACAAGAACCACATTGGAGACCCAGATGAATTCAATTGCTTATCCAGGATTTCTTAATATT GAAGAGGTGTTTCGATGTTACAATCTGCTGCAGCAATTAGATGTGGAAAACCTTCACACACCAAGAAATGTAAATTCGGCTAGTAGGAGTAATGACATCAAGAGAAGAAGACTTCAATTTGATAATGATGGCCCTGCATAA
- the LOC118036776 gene encoding calcium-transporting ATPase 1 codes for MENYLNENFGDVKAKNSSDEALQRWRKLCWLVKNRKRRFRFTANLSKRVEAEAIRRSNQEKLRVAVLVSKAALQFIHCLNLSSDYVVPKEVEEAGFQICADELGSIVEGHDVKKLKIHGEVEGIAEKLSTSINDGISTSEDLVNGRKEIYGINKFTESPPRGFLVFVWEALQDMTLMILGVCALVSLIVGIAMEGWPKGSHDGLGIVASILLVVFVTATSDYKQSLQFKDLNREKKKITVQVTRNAVRQKISIYDLLPGDIVHLFIGDQVPADGLFVSGFSVLINESSLTGESEPVNVNAANPFLLSGTKVQDGSCKMLVTTVGMRTQWGKLMATLSEGGDDETPLQVKLNGVATIIGKIGLFFAVVTFAVLVQGLCNRKLREGTHWIWSGDDAREMLEFFAVAVTIVVVAVPEGLPLAVTLSLAFAMKKMMNDKALVRNLAACETMGSSTTICSDKTGTLTTNHMTVVKACVSGETREVGSSESTTSFGSAIPDLAKSVLLESIFNNTGGEVVVNEEKKVQILGTPTETALLEFGLLLGGDSRQKQEKSKIVKVEPFNSTKKRMGVVIELPNGGFRAHCKGASEIVLAACDKVIDSNGVVVPLDEASINHLNDIIERFAGESLRTLCLAYLEIGNEYSDESPIPSEGYTCIGIVGIKDPVRPGVKESVAICRSAGIVVRMVTGDNLTTAKAIARECGILTDDGIAIEGPAFREKSEEELQELIPKLQVMARSSPLDKHALVKHLRTTFQEVVAVTGDGTNDAPALHEADIGLAMGIAGTEVAKESADVIILDDNFSTIVTVAKWGRSVYINIQKFVQFQLTVNVVALIVNFSSACLTGNAPLTAVQLLWVNMIMDTLGALALATEPPNDDLMKRSPVGRKGNFISNVMWRNILGQSLYQFVVIWYLQTRGKAVFQLDGPDSDLILNTLIFNSFVFCQVFNEISSREMEKINVFKGILENYVFVSVLACTAFFQIIIVEFLGTFANTTPLSWQQWFVSVFFGFLGMPIAAALKMIPVVSN; via the exons ATGGAGAACTACTTGAATGAGAACTTCGGTGACGTGAAGGCTAAGAACTCATCGGATGAAGCGTTGCAGAGATGGAGGAAACTTTGTTGGTTAGTTAAGAATCGCAAAAGGAGGTTTCGTTTCACTGCTAATCTCTCTAAACGAGTTGAAGCTGAGGCTATTCGTCGATCCAATCAg GAGAAGCTTAGAGTTGCTGTCTTGGTTTCAAAAGCTGCTCTTCAGTTTATACATT GTTTAAATTTGTCCAGTGATTACGTTGTACCTAAGGAGGTCGAGGAAGCTGGTTTTCAAATTTGTGCGGATGAGCTGGGTTCCATTGTTGAAGGTCATGATGTTAAGAAACTGAAAATTCACGGTGAGGTGGAGGGTATTGCCGAGAAGCTCTCCACATCAATCAACGATGGGATTTCTACTTCTGAGGATTTAGTAAATGGAAGGAAGGAAATTTATGGGATTAATAAGTTTACTGAAAGCCCGCCTCGAGGTTTCTTGGTTTTTGTGTGGGAAGCCCTTCAAGATATGACCCTTATGATCCTCGGTGTTTGTGCTCTTGTCTCTCTTATTGTTGGCATAGCTATGGAAGGATGGCCAAAAGGTTCCCACGATGGACTTGGAATTGTTGCGAGCATTCTGCTTGTTGTGTTTGTCACTGCCACAAGTGATTATAAGCAATCTCTGCAGTTCAAAGATTTGAACAGGGAGAAAAAGAAGATTACAGTTCAGGTTACCAGAAATGCTGTGAGGCAGAAGATCTCAATATACGATCTACTTCCTGGTGATATTGTTCATCTTTTTATTGGAGATCAGGTTCCAGCTGATGGACTTTTTGTTTCAGGGTTTTCTGTGTTAATAAATGAATCAAGTTTAACAGGAGAGAGTGAACCAGTTAATGTGAATGCTGCGAATCCTTTTCTCCTTTCTGGAACCAAAGTTCAGGATGGGTCGTGTAAAATGCTTGTGACCACTGTTGGAATGAGAACACAATGGGGTAAGCTGATGGCTACTCTTAGTGAAGGAGGAGACGACGAGACCCCATTGCAGGTAAAACTGAATGGAGTAGCGACTATCATAGGAAAAATAGGCCTGTTTTTTGCTGTTGTAACATTTGCTGTCCTGGTACAAGGATTATGTAACCGTAAGCTTCGAGAAGGAACCCACTGGATCTGGTCTGGAGATGATGCCAGGGAAATGTTGGAGTTTTTTGCTGTTGCTGTTACAATTGTTGTAGTTGCAGTTCCTGAGGGGCTGCCATTGGCTGTGACTCTGAGTCTTGCTTTTgccatgaagaaaatgatgaatgaTAAGGCACTTGTCCGCAATCTGGCTGCTTGTGAGACAATGGGATCTAGCACAACTATCTGTAGTGACAAAACTGGGACTCTAACAACTAACCACATGACTGTTGTAAAAGCATGTGTTTCTGGTGAAACTAGGGAAGTGGGCAGCTCTGAGAGCACTACTTCTTTTGGATCAGCAATTCCTGATTTAGCGAAGAGTGTTTTGCTTGAATCAATATTTAACAACACTGGGGGAGAAGTTGTTGTCAATGAGGAAAAGAAAGTTCAGATACTGGGAACTCCCACTGAAACTGCTCTTTTAGAGTTTGGACTGTTACTTGGTGGAGATTCCCGacaaaaacaagagaaatcAAAAATTGTGAAGGTTGAACCATTCAACTCTACAAAGAAGCGAATGGGGGTGGTTATAGAGCTACCTAATGGAGGTTTCAGGGCACACTGCAAGGGTGCTTCTGAAATAGTTTTAGCTGCATGTGATAAAGTTATTGACTCAAATGGTGTGGTTGTTCCCCTTGATGAAGCATCCATCAATCATTTAAACGATATAATTGAAAGGTTTGCTGGTGAATCCCTTCGAACTCTTTGCCTTGCGTACCTGGAAATAGGAAATGAATACTCCGATGAAAGCCCTATTCCTTCTGAGGGTTACACTTGCATAGGTATTGTGGGTATCAAAGACCCAGTACGCCCTGGTGTCAAGGAGTCTGTTGCTATCTGTAGGTCAGCTGGAATTGTTGTTCGGATGGTAACTGGAGACAACTTAACCACTGCAAAGGCTATTGCTAGAGAATGTGGGATTTTGACTGATGATGGCATAGCAATTGAAGGACCAGCATTTCGGGAAAAGAGTGAAGAGGAATTGCAAGAACTTATTCCAAAACTTCAG GTAATGGCTCGATCATCTCCATTGGATAAGCACGCCCTTGTGAAGCACCTACGGACAACTTTTCAGGAAGTGGTTGCAGTGACTGGTGACGGTACAAATGATGCTCCAGCACTTCATGAAGCAGACATTGGACTTGCAATGGGCATTGCGGGGACTGAG GTGGCCAAAGAGAGTGCTGATGTCATAATTCTGGATGATAACTTCTCCACAATTGTGACGGTGGCAAAATGGGGACGTTCTGTTTATATAAACATTCAAAAATTTGTTCAGTTTCAACTGACAGTCAACGTGGTTGCCTTGATTGTCAACTTCTCCTCAGCCTGTTTGACAG GAAATGCTCCCCTAACAGCCGTTCAGCTTCTCTGGGTCAATATGATCATGGATACTTTGGGAGCACTAGCATTAGCCACAGAACCTCCAAATGATGACTTGATGAAGAGATCACCCGTTGGAAGGAAAGGAAACTTTATCAGTAATGTAATGTGGAGGAATATTTTGGGGCAGTCCTTGTACCAATTTGTTGTTATATGGTACCTTCAGACGAGAGGAAAAGCAGTTTTTCAACTTGATGGGCCAGATTCTGATTTGATACTGAACACACTCATTTTTAACTCATTTGTCTTCTGTCAG GTTTTCAATGAGATCAGCTCCAGAGAAATGGAAAAGATAAACGTGTTCAAAGGCATACTGGAAAACTATGTGTTTGTGTCTGTGCTCGCCTGCACTGCCTTTTTCCAAATTATAATTGTTGAATTCCTGGGTACATTCGCGAACACAACTCCTCTCAGCTGGCAGCAGTGGTTTGTCAGCGTCTTCTTTGGATTCCTTGGCATGCCAATCGCAGCTGCTTTGAAGATGATTCCTGTGGTTTCAAACTGA
- the LOC118036770 gene encoding cyclin-D5-1 isoform X2, producing MLSACNEIKKMADESLSPGDLFCYEDFLGELAVADEDDTYIDITRTYVGDPDTEDEYLTLLANREPHQGFNANETLVLDASFRTARLEAITWILRTRKNFGFHFHTAYLSMIYFDRFLSSRSIDRNYTRVVSLISVGCISLAAKMEEVRVPSLPQLQTEGVTFESTNVERVELGILSTLQWRMSYATPFAFLRYFIIKFSRQDSPPRETVSRTVQSILALMRERHLMSHRPSVIAAAATLVALNNSLTRTTLETQMNSIAYPGFLNIVSD from the exons ATGCTCTCAGCATGcaatgaaataaagaaaatggcAGACGAATCTTTATCTCCCGGTGATCTTTTTTGTTATGAAGATTTTCTTGGTGAATTGGCAGTAGCAGATGAAGATGATACATACATTGATATTACAAGGACTTATGTTGGTGACCCAGATACGGAAGATGAGTATCTGACGTTGTTGGCTAATCGAGAGCCTCATCAAGGTTTTAATGCTAATGAAACCTTGGTTCTTGATGCCTCGTTTAGAACTGCCCGCTTGGAAGCTATTACATGGATTCTCAGA ACAAGAAAAAACtttggttttcattttcataCCGCATACTTGTCAATGATATATTTTGATCGGTTCCTTTCAAGTCGTTCCATTGAT AGAAATTATACTAGGGTAGTTAGCTTGATATCCGTAGGCTGTATTTCTTTGGCCGCAAAGATGGAGGAGGTACGAGTACCCTCTTTACCACAGCTTCAAACAGAAGGAGTTACATTTGAAAGCACAAATGTTGAAAGAGTAGAACTTGGAATACTGAGTACATTACAATGGAGAATGAGCTATGCAACTCCCTTCGCTTTTCTTCGctatttcataataaaattcTCCAGGCAGGATTCTCCACCAAGGGAAACAGTATCTAGGACCGTGCAATCCATTTTGGCTTTAATGAGAG AGAGACATTTGATGAGCCATCGACCTTCGGTTATAGCAGCGGCTGCCACATTAGTGGCATTAAATAACAGCTTAACAAGAACCACATTGGAGACCCAGATGAATTCAATTGCTTATCCAGGATTTCTTAATATTGTGAGTGATTAA